One genomic window of Magnolia sinica isolate HGM2019 chromosome 3, MsV1, whole genome shotgun sequence includes the following:
- the LOC131239582 gene encoding uncharacterized protein LOC131239582: protein MVLHPIKYTNTNKPQKPQQKNITTTKPLIPPHFLSYQDMSTALGPLSLLLLLISAFTTINGASSSPGVVVNGSDLMVPLIEPGTGSMVLNETRRRLGSFQICALCTCCGGPKGLCLPSPCCYAINCNIPNRPFGFCSFTPKTCNCFGCHL from the exons ATGGtcctccatcccatcaaatataCAAATACCAATAAACCCCAAAAACCCCAACAAAAGAATATCACCACCACAAAACCCCTCATTCCACCACACTTTCTGAGCTACCAAGACATGTCTACTGCTCTTGGGCCACTCTCTCTCCTCCTGCTTTTGATCTCTGCGTTTACCACCATCAATGGAGCATCCTCTTCTCCT GGTGTGGTGGTCAATGGATCGGACCTGATGGTGCCGTTGATCGAGCCAGGGACCGGATCGATGGTGCTGAATGAGACGCGTAGGCGGCTCGGTAGCTTCCAGATATGTGCTCTTTGTACTTGCTGTGGAGGGCCTAAGGGTCTTTGCTTGCCTTCTCCTTGTTGCTATGCTATCAATTGCAATATACCCAATCGACCATTTGGGTTTTGTTCTTTCACACCAAAGACCTGCAATTGCTTTGGCTGCCATCTCTAA